Within the Channa argus isolate prfri chromosome 12, Channa argus male v1.0, whole genome shotgun sequence genome, the region TCTAGTATGGGTGATATATAATGTGTTTGCTGGTTGTATTCACGTGTGAATATAGGTGCTCTGTCTTATTGTATTCAGTTTAATGATTTTGGGCACAGATACCTGTGATTTGTTATTGATGGTTCTCATAGAAGTGCAGGGTATTATTGGGGTGTGTAAAAAGCTCAAATATTCAAGTGTGAAAAATATGCTAATAGTATATATCACATTTGAAAATCTACATCATATCACCGCTACTGTAATAGATAAATGATCTTCTGTATGACAATTTTATCACAATGTTTCTTCACATTCCCCCATGAGGGCTCCTGTTATGCTACGTATTCCTGGCAAACTGAACGTCTTCCCCAAGGAGACTTCCGCACATAGCCAGGGGGAACCAGGAGTCCTGACTACCTTATGGTTTGTGGAGGGCTGCTCTATATCCGCCACTGTAGGACTGTACAGAGAGATGCTAACTTAGACATCTATTTATGTTCCTAGATTTCTGTACACggattttcattttgaatcagAAAAGGGTCTTGACATAAGGTTGAAAGAACAAAGCACAATTTACCTAAATAATAAGGGTAAGTGGTAGCATCAAACGTTACACACCTTTTGACACGATGTTGAGATTATACAACCTCTGCTATATTTTTCCTTAACTGGGCCGTAAGAAGATAAGTAACGTTACACAGGTAATCAAACACGAGTAATACCAGACATTTGGTGAACACCTAGTTTTTACCTTCTGGTAGGTGTACTGGATCTTCAGTCCTTTCTCTCTTGCCTCGTCCCGGAGCTCAGTAAGCCACTTGAGGAACAGCGGGTTCGGACAGGAGGGTAGGGCGCGTTTTCGACCCAACCGGACCGGCTCGGAAGATGGCATCCCTTTGGGTCTGCAAGATTCAGAGATTCATAATATCATCAGAGATTCACATATAATCTAATTAGTACAATATGACATATGACAACGATTAATGTTGTCATATGTAATGTTAGGTGCCTTTCAATTTTAGCCAACATAGGCTAACGTTACCGGACCCTAATTAGCAATTTGCCCTGTATGAACATTATTgccaagaaaacacacaagtcAGTAGGAACCGACAACATTTGTAAAAAGGTTTTAGCAACGAAAGGCGCAACATAAATCTTCTAAAATCCTCCAGAAGTGGCTAACCGTTCAATTGTAAGGCTGCAGCAACCGGTGGCGTTTTGTTTTCAAAGGAAAAGCACGTTTCCGTGTTGACACTCGTCATATGACCAGCGGGAGGCGGGGCAAAAAGTGGCAAAGCGAACAGCGACGCTTATAGGTGAAATGAGGAAATACAAGTGAAAAACGTCACGAAAATTTAAGAACAAATAAGAGACACACAAGGAAATAATTCAATTTCTTGTCTGAAGAAGTAAAAATCATGACGATTCAAtaatttcatataaaaacaatttagatttttaccATATTGTAGATTTGTTCAATAGCTCAGTAAACAAACTGTAGTGATCAAATAAAATTTTGGCTACACATAAAATACTTGAAACATAGTAATTCATTagattttatttgcaaaagtcacgaaacaataaaacaaaacaaaacaaatgtcaacaaTGTAAAGCATGGTTGTTTAGATTAATTTAGTAAAAAGATTATATTAGTTATTAGGCTAATCAGTTAATTGCTTAGTAACAATTCAATTtatgcaaagaagaaaatatatgtttatattatCCAGTACTTGTTTTTTCACTTAAAGCCACAAATGTAAACCTCTTGAGGACACTCAAATTTAGAGGATCATCGTAGTCagagttattttaaatatatttcatgGCCTgtcatttgatattttttaattcagaacAAAATTAATATCAAAATACCAACATCAATTTAGGAATATGGCAGTATAACTTAGAGGGAAAGAATATGTGAAAACTTGCATTCAAGTTAGGCAAGCACATAAGGAAGTACTCTTTAGCTtactaaatgtgtttgttcatttatAAGAGGATTGagtgaataaacaaataacttCCAATGTTCTTTAACACAATCAGTGTCAGTTAAGTTAAAAGTCCGTTATGTGCCTGTCACCTGAATCAGCCTCCAGTATCCTCAGGCTGAAGGGAGTTTGCTGGAATCCTCCAACAAGACCCAACAGAGACCAGGAATCCAACTTCACCCTCCCAGCCACTAACCCTTTCtttcctaaacacacacagacataacagCCATCTTTTGTTCACTCAGACACAAAGTTTGAGGGGGCAGTTTAAAGTATGATTAACCCAGATGTTTTTATTGctataaaataaagttatataagccaacaaaatacatttatttattaatgaggCCGGCTGAACTGTTAGACATCTATCATACTGAGGTTGCAAACAGCTAGTTACGGTTGGTTATACAATAATCAAGAATCTGTGAcaggataaacacacacactccagatATGTACACCAATTATACTCCAAATAACCAacttgaaaatgtataatttgggAGGCAGTTGAATGAATTAAGTGATAATTGAGTGAATGATGCAGCCTTCTTTCTGAGATAGCCTTTACAGTTCTTGAAAGTTAACTGTTGGATTGACATCTCTGGCTGCAATGACTTAGACTGAGTCTAGTTTCCATGTTggtgtactgtaaatattaataataaaaaaccaCACTGTCTAAATTTACTGTACCTGCTGTTGATACTATGTACAACTAATACAGTGTAACAAGACTACACTGGTTATCTGTTAACATTCTTGTgtactttggttttatttaatgtgcatAGAGAAGAAagttacataaacacaaaatccGGGAAAAGCCCTGTACATCATTTCATATGGTGGCCTGAGAACGTATGGAACAATATATACTATGGTGGGATATGAGTGcggcagatgtttttttttgctagtCCTGAaccagtgcaaacaaacaatACCACCTTACTCACAGTTACACAGTTCACAGTTTACAGCAAAAACGAAAACCAATTCTTGTGTCATATATTACTTTGTTTAATGAATGAATTGTTTTATAgaaaaatcattgttttttgCTGTACAGAGAAGCCCACAGTTAACATTCATAAGCAATATAAATGAAGCGTTATAAATGCAGAGAGATATGCTGATATTGTCAGATATGATTTTGAGCTCATCCACATTGttcctatttaaaaatatatattagtcAAAGTCTTATTGAACCTGGTCTTATTAGGagcattatttctttttacatagGTAGTTGTTATATACAGCAGCCCAAAtccacatacacagacactatacatttataaatatgcacacaatgaatATACAGTGTAATCTAGCTTGGCGTCCACTTCTCTTCCATCACTTCACTTATACAGTACGTCCATCATGATGCATCTGTACATGCACCCATCCATCCTTCATCCATCACCCCTGAGCTTATTTTGTTGCTCTCCTCCTCTCTACTGCCCTGCTGATCCAGTGGTATCATCACTGTCAGCTCCTTGAGGAGACCCTGGCATGGATCCTCCAACTGACCCTGCTCCTCTTTCTCCCCCTGCTTCCCCTCCTGCCCTCCTTGCTGCCTTTCCCTTCAACAGGGCACTCTCAGGATGAAGTGAGTGGAGGTGGATCACCAGCTCATCCTGAGTTTCTGCCGTGTGGCCACATTCCTCACACACATAGAGCTTGTTGCGTCGTTCCTTGTAGGCATACTTCAGGGTGATGCCGTGGATCTTCTTCATGTGAGACTCAAGGGAGCAGCGCTGAGTGAAGGCTTTCTCACAGAGGGTGCACTTGTAGGGACGGACTCCTGTATATTAcataatcagaaaaaaataagttaaatgtgTTACCATTCTGTTTATGTGAGTGGATGTGAACACTGGAAACATGTAGATACCTGTATGTGTGCGAACGTGCCTCTTTAGGTCAAAGGTGTCATTGAAGCCTTTGCCACAGAAGCTACACAGATGCCTCTTGGTCTCGTTGTGACACTTGACATGTCTGTTTAACATCCGCTGATACTGGAACGTCTTCTGACAAATCTACATGCAACGACAGAAGATTGAGGGCCATGTCACTTTCCTCATTGATTCAACTATCTACAACATATGTTTCTATTCAGAATTACATACATGCacaaatcaatttttaaaaacttttgtagaatattttgaaattaaCTTATCATTCTCAACCCATGTGGATGCAGCGTATCTagtgttatttttatgtgaCTTCAAGATTAATCTTATGCAGCCATCTACTATCTAATGAAGTGACCGAATAACTTCAATGCAACCAACATGTCAATAAACATTTCTCAACAGATTCAAAACAGAGTATAATCAAAGTAAATGTCCAACACTGTGGATCTGAACAGTGGGTCCAATCTCAATATTGTACCTGACACATATAAGCCCCTGTTGA harbors:
- the ovol1a gene encoding putative transcription factor Ovo-like 1a, giving the protein MPRAFLVKKSNVSPGKRNWSELPDHKRGDVYIPVSIFPKSVLMEAEATPAETTPICLTKHSVSDTQTHAELPSSTVLGQPQSPAVSPEERPEVRRRSQGGSTYVRSKIKVTTGELPSNPSPLPLSLPVISKPSSLTPHATVMPVALTSTPASLDTVPMVTRSTGQSQSSLAGSTGAYMCQICQKTFQYQRMLNRHVKCHNETKRHLCSFCGKGFNDTFDLKRHVRTHTGVRPYKCTLCEKAFTQRCSLESHMKKIHGITLKYAYKERRNKLYVCEECGHTAETQDELVIHLHSLHPESALLKGKAARRAGGEAGGERGAGSVGGSMPGSPQGADSDDTTGSAGQ